In Trifolium pratense cultivar HEN17-A07 linkage group LG7, ARS_RC_1.1, whole genome shotgun sequence, a genomic segment contains:
- the LOC123895789 gene encoding uncharacterized protein LOC123895789 produces the protein MANLSKLEFEALDITGKNYLPWALDVEIHLDAEGNGDTIKEGNNSSAQQKAKAMIFLRHHLHGDLKIEYLTVKDPLDLWNSLKERYDHQKTIILPKARHEWLHLRLQDYKTVTAYNSAVCRITSLLKLCGENVSDQDMLEKTFSTFHASNVLLQQQYRERGFTKYSDLIACLLLAEQNNELLMKNHEVRPTGAAAFPEVNVATHDHYGQTRGRGRGHGRGRGRGQGRGRGTSHGHVNFKNPASHQKWKNEKHEKGKGGQNSKTIESNCRRCGSKGHWSRNCTTPKHLVDLYHQSLKNKGKNIETHFAYEDGDFDYDMDPAHLELADFFADPEKKIDHLNGEGSTMK, from the coding sequence ATGGCAAATCTTTCAAAACTTGAGTTTGAGGCCCTTGATATTActggaaaaaattatttgccTTGGGCTTTGGACGTTGAAATCCATTTGGATGCGGAAGGTAATGGTGACACGATCAAAGAAGGAAATAATTCATCAGCTCAACAAAAGGCAAAAGCCATGATATTCCTTCGTCACCATCTCCATGGGGATCTCAAAATTGAATATCTCACTGTAAAAGATCCACTTGACCTATGGAATAGTTTAAAGGAAAGATATGACCATCAAAAGACTATAATTCTTCCAAAAGCTCGTCACGAGTGGTTGCACCTACGCTTACAAGATTATAAAACTGTAACGGCGTATAATTCTGCGGTATGCCGCATCACTTCTCTATTGAAATTATGTGGAGAAAATGTAAGTGATCAAGATATGCTAGAAAAAACTTTCTCCACATTTCATGCTTCCAATGTGCTATTGCAGCAACAATATAGAGAAAGGGGTTTTACAAAATACTCTGACTTAATTGCTTGTCTTTTGCTAGCTGAACAAAACAACGAACTTCTAATGAAAAACCATGAAGTTCGACCCACTGGTGCCGCtgcattcccagaagtgaatgtagcAACACATGATCACTATGGACAAACTCGTGGTCGTGGTCGCGGTCACGGTCGTGGTCGTGGTCGTGGACAAGGTCGTGGCCGTGGTACTAGTCATGGCCATGTTAATTTCAAAAACCCAGCTTCACACCAGAAGTGGAAGAATGAAAAacatgaaaaaggaaaaggTGGGCAAAATAGCAAAACTATTGAAAGCAATTGTCGTCGTTGTGGAAGTAAGGGTCATTGGTCCCGTAACTGCACTACACCAAAGCATCTTGTTGACCTTTATCATCAATCActgaaaaataaaggaaaaaatattgaGACTCATTTTGCTTATGAAGATGGTGACTTCGATTATGATATGGATCCTGCTCATTTAGAGCTTGCTGATTTCTTTGCGGATCcagagaaaaaaattgatcatcTTAATGGAGAAGGAAGCACCATGAAATAA